Proteins encoded within one genomic window of Formosa agariphila KMM 3901:
- a CDS encoding GlcG/HbpS family heme-binding protein — MNSLKHFKICIILIMVALTSSLAKAQISNDITHNDALKALLTAKQKAEELNVLVNIAVVDAGTNLKTFIRMDESFLGSIDIAIKKAKTSRYFNMATGDLGKLSQPGGIIYNIEHSNGGLITFPGGIPIVDQNKNIIGAIGVSGGTIEEDHDIALAGANAILNHLKN; from the coding sequence ATGAATTCATTAAAACATTTTAAAATTTGTATCATTTTAATTATGGTAGCATTAACATCGAGTTTAGCAAAAGCCCAAATATCGAATGATATTACACATAATGATGCTTTAAAAGCACTTTTAACGGCTAAACAAAAAGCAGAAGAATTAAATGTTCTCGTTAACATTGCCGTAGTTGATGCTGGCACAAACCTAAAAACGTTTATAAGAATGGACGAATCGTTTCTTGGTAGTATAGACATTGCTATAAAAAAAGCAAAAACATCGCGCTATTTCAATATGGCTACGGGCGATTTAGGAAAACTTAGTCAACCAGGAGGAATTATATATAATATTGAACATTCTAATGGTGGCCTAATTACTTTCCCCGGAGGGATCCCGATAGTAGATCAAAACAAAAATATTATTGGAGCTATTGGCGTAAGCGGGGGCACCATAGAAGAAGATCATGATATTGCCCTTGCAGGAGCAAATGCTATTTTAAATCATTTAAAAAACTAA
- a CDS encoding cytochrome P450: MDKSKINDPFENDRLEKGFGEMDDQNDPVVMVLGHKDVRRCAHNWKTYQSGAEPGRIVIPSEVNIRDTRQIPFELDPPMHGDYRALLDQWFKRPLEAEYEAELKKQISTLFDEVLTQDKTEVIHDFSLKLQSRALTLLFNVPFSVSETWISWGTHVFRSEATALDASKANILYAYIDEQIDKSINNPGDDFYSKLLASQVNGKKLTKEEIKGIVILTFAGGRDTVINAVTNSIAYFAEHPESLERLRKEPELTTTAIEELVRYFSPLTQMGRVATEDATVCEHAVKADTRISLNWASANRDAKVFENANEVVIDRKINPHVAFGFGTHNCLGATHARQILKILIHTLIEKVESIEILDYKENIEDLGDYKRKVGFDKINVKFNSKLN; this comes from the coding sequence ATGGATAAAAGTAAAATTAATGATCCTTTTGAAAATGATAGACTTGAAAAAGGATTTGGAGAAATGGACGACCAAAACGACCCTGTTGTTATGGTATTGGGACACAAAGATGTAAGGCGTTGTGCTCATAATTGGAAAACATATCAATCTGGTGCAGAACCTGGACGAATTGTTATTCCTTCAGAAGTAAATATTCGCGATACACGCCAAATTCCTTTTGAGCTAGACCCACCAATGCATGGCGATTATAGAGCACTTTTAGACCAATGGTTTAAACGCCCTTTAGAAGCAGAATACGAAGCAGAGTTAAAAAAACAAATTAGCACTTTGTTTGATGAAGTTTTAACGCAGGACAAAACAGAAGTTATTCATGATTTCTCGTTAAAACTACAATCCAGAGCTCTTACCTTATTATTCAATGTTCCGTTTTCTGTTTCCGAAACTTGGATCTCTTGGGGAACTCATGTGTTTAGAAGTGAAGCAACCGCATTAGATGCTAGTAAAGCGAATATACTGTACGCTTATATAGATGAACAAATTGATAAAAGTATAAACAATCCGGGCGACGATTTTTATTCTAAACTTTTAGCTTCTCAAGTCAATGGTAAAAAGCTAACTAAAGAAGAAATTAAAGGAATTGTTATTTTAACATTTGCAGGAGGAAGAGATACCGTGATTAATGCCGTTACTAACTCTATTGCTTATTTCGCAGAACATCCAGAATCTTTAGAGCGACTTCGTAAAGAACCCGAATTAACAACTACAGCAATAGAAGAACTAGTACGTTATTTTTCACCTTTAACCCAAATGGGACGTGTAGCAACAGAGGATGCTACAGTTTGTGAACATGCTGTAAAGGCCGATACTAGAATTTCTCTAAACTGGGCTTCTGCAAATAGAGATGCTAAGGTTTTTGAGAATGCAAATGAAGTGGTTATAGACCGAAAAATAAATCCACATGTCGCTTTTGGATTCGGAACTCATAATTGTTTAGGTGCAACACATGCCAGACAAATTTTGAAAATTTTAATACACACATTAATAGAGAAAGTTGAATCTATAGAGATTCTAGATTATAAAGAAAACATAGAAGACCTTGGCGATTATAAACGTAAAGTAGGTTTCGATAAAATCAACGTAAAATTTAATAGTAAACTAAATTAA
- a CDS encoding sulfatase-like hydrolase/transferase, which yields MKKITLIFLMFSGILQAQQKPNIVFILTDDQSYNLLGCTGNPIVQTPHIDKLANNGMLFTNAHVTSAICTPSRISILLSQYERKHGVNFNSGTSVSDTAWKNSYPVIMRNNGYYTGWVGKNHAPIGYGGYNSGVMEKSFDYWYAGHGHLGFYPKDNHTIFNDAIAFTQPEIINEGVDDFLDPNARKLKGALHFLDNRPSNKPFMLSINFNLPHGASTKTMKMKTDDDTIYKTLYRNLDIPLPDNYIAKADIKTPKLPKELLHAEDRQEGYNYVDTPEGIKERYIRELESMTGIDRLVGNLVKKLKDLKLDKNTIIIFTSDHGLFGGQQGLGGKALCYEQTTHVPIIINTPQMAKKVKGSTTNVLAQTIDIAPTLLSLAGIEIPNTYQGKDLSNIINGDKDIIRDYAYTENLWSTHFGNPRCESVQNQKWKYIRYYKNDNFSAKKEIKYAKEMGIPVNEMLYKTHDPEIAKYRSYIDAPTAGELAVYEELYNLKSDPNELHNVVSEKKNADILETLRNQWKIEITKARGTGKAEVYRYTNDLYPDGKH from the coding sequence ATGAAAAAAATAACACTTATTTTTCTAATGTTCTCAGGAATTTTGCAAGCGCAACAAAAACCAAACATTGTGTTTATTTTAACCGATGATCAATCTTACAATTTGTTGGGCTGCACAGGAAATCCAATTGTGCAAACACCACATATTGATAAATTGGCGAATAATGGCATGCTTTTTACTAATGCCCATGTTACTAGTGCTATTTGTACACCAAGTAGAATTTCAATTTTGCTAAGTCAATATGAAAGAAAACACGGCGTTAATTTTAACTCAGGAACAAGTGTTTCGGATACAGCATGGAAAAATTCCTACCCTGTAATTATGCGTAATAATGGTTATTATACAGGTTGGGTCGGAAAAAACCACGCGCCAATTGGATATGGTGGATATAACAGTGGTGTAATGGAAAAAAGTTTTGATTATTGGTATGCCGGTCACGGCCACTTAGGATTTTATCCTAAAGACAACCATACCATTTTTAACGATGCTATAGCCTTTACGCAGCCTGAAATTATTAATGAAGGTGTAGATGATTTTTTAGATCCTAATGCTAGAAAATTAAAAGGCGCATTACATTTTTTAGATAACAGACCTAGCAATAAACCTTTTATGCTTTCTATCAACTTTAATTTACCACATGGTGCGAGTACCAAAACAATGAAAATGAAGACTGATGATGATACAATTTACAAAACATTATATAGAAATTTAGACATTCCTTTACCTGATAATTATATCGCTAAAGCAGATATAAAAACGCCGAAATTACCAAAAGAACTTTTACATGCCGAAGACCGTCAAGAAGGTTATAATTATGTAGATACACCTGAAGGTATCAAGGAACGTTATATCCGGGAACTAGAATCTATGACAGGAATTGATAGATTGGTTGGTAATCTTGTTAAGAAACTTAAAGATTTAAAACTGGACAAAAACACCATCATTATTTTTACCTCAGATCATGGCTTATTTGGTGGTCAACAAGGTTTAGGTGGAAAAGCTTTATGCTACGAACAAACAACTCATGTTCCCATTATTATTAACACACCTCAAATGGCTAAAAAAGTTAAAGGTTCTACAACCAATGTTTTAGCACAAACTATAGACATTGCTCCTACATTATTAAGTTTAGCAGGAATAGAAATTCCAAACACATATCAAGGAAAAGACCTGTCAAATATCATTAATGGAGACAAAGATATTATTAGAGATTATGCATATACCGAAAACTTATGGTCTACGCATTTTGGAAACCCAAGGTGTGAGTCTGTTCAAAATCAAAAATGGAAATACATTCGATATTATAAAAACGATAACTTCTCAGCTAAAAAAGAAATAAAATATGCTAAAGAGATGGGGATACCTGTTAATGAAATGCTATATAAAACCCACGATCCAGAAATCGCTAAATACCGTAGTTATATCGATGCTCCTACAGCTGGTGAATTAGCGGTTTACGAGGAATTATACAACTTAAAATCAGACCCAAACGAGCTTCATAATGTAGTAAGTGAGAAGAAGAACGCTGATATTTTAGAAACATTAAGAAACCAATGGAAAATTGAAATAACTAAAGCTAGAGGTACTGGAAAAGCAGAAGTATATAGATACACTAATGATTTATACCCAGATGGAAAACATTAA
- a CDS encoding AraC family transcriptional regulator — translation MKAQFEKISAPIHSSFKAFVYENENFNAPWHFHPEFELTFIEKGEGIRYVANSVQKFNAGDFVLFGSNLPHCWKNTLNSESSVKSLVFQWDENLLGIDWINKGEFYHIKNLLAKSSRGIKFNDNVGEAYYNEIVDIMNKPSFEKLISFIQLLNKLALINDYELLSSEHFSGSLNIKANARIDKVYEYIHAHYDKKIVLNDVASLVSMGDEAFCRFFKKSLNKSLFTFVNEYRINVVCKQLIETNKQVSQIAYECGFESLPYFYKQFQKFMNCSPLQFRKNYLNQ, via the coding sequence TTGAAAGCACAATTCGAAAAAATATCGGCACCAATTCATTCTTCTTTTAAAGCTTTTGTTTACGAGAACGAAAATTTTAATGCGCCATGGCATTTTCATCCAGAATTTGAACTCACTTTTATTGAAAAAGGGGAGGGCATTCGATACGTAGCCAATAGCGTTCAGAAATTTAATGCTGGTGATTTTGTTTTGTTCGGAAGTAATTTGCCGCATTGTTGGAAAAATACTTTGAATTCGGAATCTAGTGTAAAATCATTAGTGTTTCAATGGGATGAAAATTTATTAGGAATCGATTGGATTAACAAAGGTGAATTTTATCATATTAAAAATTTATTAGCAAAGTCATCTAGAGGGATTAAATTTAATGATAACGTTGGGGAGGCATATTATAACGAGATTGTTGATATTATGAATAAGCCATCATTTGAAAAATTAATAAGTTTTATACAATTATTAAATAAGCTTGCTTTAATTAATGATTATGAATTATTATCTTCTGAACATTTTTCAGGTTCCTTAAATATAAAAGCAAATGCGAGGATTGATAAAGTGTACGAATACATCCACGCGCATTACGATAAAAAAATTGTACTTAACGATGTAGCTTCGTTAGTTTCAATGGGAGATGAAGCGTTTTGTCGATTTTTTAAAAAATCGCTTAATAAGTCCTTATTTACATTTGTAAATGAATATCGTATAAATGTAGTTTGTAAGCAACTCATTGAAACCAATAAACAAGTTAGCCAGATTGCGTATGAATGTGGTTTTGAAAGTTTACCTTATTTTTATAAACAGTTCCAGAAATTTATGAATTGCTCGCCTTTACAGTTTCGAAAGAATTATTTAAACCAGTAA
- a CDS encoding 3-ketoacyl-ACP reductase: protein MEILKNKNAIITGGGRGLGKATAIAFAKQGINVAITGRTESNLIETASEIEALGVKVTYAVFNVGNYEDVKINIKHMINNLGDVDILVNNAGIGGFGSFNEMPVEQWTQIMQTNLMGMYYVTKEVLPYLIAKNTGDIINISSTAGLTGSASTSAYSASKFAVIGMSESLMKEVRKNNIRVITLTPSTIESDMSIEAGIAKKGTHNTVLQPKDFAELIIAGLKLPRRAMLKSAALWSTNP, encoded by the coding sequence ATGGAAATATTAAAAAACAAAAATGCAATAATAACTGGAGGAGGAAGAGGTTTAGGAAAAGCTACGGCAATTGCTTTTGCCAAACAAGGTATTAATGTCGCAATTACTGGTAGAACAGAAAGTAACTTAATAGAAACTGCTTCTGAAATTGAGGCCCTTGGAGTTAAAGTGACATATGCTGTTTTTAATGTTGGAAATTATGAAGACGTAAAAATTAATATTAAACATATGATTAACAATTTAGGAGATGTCGATATTTTAGTGAATAATGCAGGTATTGGTGGCTTTGGTTCGTTTAATGAAATGCCAGTTGAACAATGGACTCAAATAATGCAAACCAACCTTATGGGTATGTATTATGTTACCAAAGAAGTTTTACCATACTTAATTGCTAAAAATACCGGCGATATTATTAATATTTCCTCTACAGCAGGATTAACAGGAAGTGCAAGTACATCGGCCTATTCTGCATCAAAATTTGCAGTTATTGGCATGTCTGAATCCTTGATGAAAGAAGTTCGAAAAAACAATATCAGGGTCATTACATTAACGCCAAGCACCATAGAATCAGATATGTCCATTGAAGCTGGCATTGCAAAAAAAGGTACTCACAATACTGTTCTGCAACCCAAAGATTTTGCCGAATTAATAATAGCTGGCTTAAAACTACCAAGACGAGCAATGCTTAAAAGTGCTGCGTTATGGTCTACAAATCCATAA
- a CDS encoding 2Fe-2S iron-sulfur cluster-binding protein: MAKIIFVTKDNDTITTEGTTGSVMELAVQNKVKGIEGNCGGVCSCATCHVHVSPEDWEKTGAPSELESDMLEFDDNVSEYSRLSCQIKVSEALDGVLLKVAQ, encoded by the coding sequence ATGGCTAAAATAATTTTTGTAACAAAGGATAACGATACTATAACCACTGAAGGAACTACTGGAAGTGTAATGGAACTTGCAGTACAAAACAAAGTTAAAGGCATTGAAGGTAATTGTGGGGGCGTTTGTTCTTGTGCCACTTGCCATGTACATGTTTCTCCAGAAGATTGGGAAAAAACTGGGGCTCCGAGTGAATTAGAAAGTGACATGCTTGAATTTGATGATAACGTTAGTGAATATAGTAGATTATCTTGCCAAATAAAAGTTAGTGAAGCCCTTGACGGTGTCCTTTTAAAAGTTGCTCAATAA
- a CDS encoding NAD(P)/FAD-dependent oxidoreductase, which yields MLQDSKNKICVVIGASHAGVNFAFNLRRDGWQGDILVFDSDPEIPYHRPPLSKTYITSEADSQIDTLFPEQNYIIDAITLKLGKTITSINKDKKTITLSDGIVQTYDKLVIATGARPFIPPIAGIETAKNLFPMRTYADAIHIKKALNATEQKRVVIIGGGYIGLETAASLKKMGADVTVLERETRVLARITAPEMSEFFQDLHTENGVSILSNKNVISIENTEHSNRVICDDNTTYLADVIVVGVGIKVNVELAKSAGLEIENGIKVDETCCTSNKNIYAIGDCTFHFNPHYNRFIRLESVQNAVDQAKVAAASICKQTLVYNTIPWFWSDQYDVKLQMVGLSTGYNQIIKRVEDNHDRSLSIWYFKDDELLAVDAVNNAKAYVLGGRFITGKQLIDKAKLQNSSIPIKPTSFLKD from the coding sequence ATGTTACAGGATTCTAAAAACAAAATCTGTGTCGTTATTGGTGCAAGTCATGCTGGAGTAAATTTCGCTTTTAATTTAAGACGAGACGGCTGGCAAGGCGACATTTTAGTGTTCGATAGCGATCCAGAAATTCCGTATCACAGGCCACCGCTATCTAAAACATATATTACTTCGGAAGCAGATTCACAAATTGACACGCTATTTCCTGAACAAAATTATATAATAGATGCGATTACTTTAAAATTAGGAAAAACAATCACGTCCATAAACAAGGATAAAAAAACCATCACTTTATCAGATGGTATCGTGCAAACTTACGACAAGCTAGTCATAGCAACGGGTGCGCGTCCTTTTATCCCGCCAATTGCAGGTATTGAAACGGCAAAAAATTTATTCCCAATGCGAACCTATGCCGATGCCATTCATATAAAAAAAGCCTTAAATGCAACTGAACAAAAACGTGTTGTAATTATCGGTGGTGGTTATATAGGTTTGGAAACAGCTGCTTCCTTAAAAAAAATGGGTGCAGATGTTACTGTTTTAGAACGTGAAACTCGGGTTTTAGCACGAATTACTGCTCCGGAAATGTCTGAGTTTTTTCAAGATTTACATACTGAAAACGGTGTATCCATATTATCAAATAAAAATGTAATTTCTATTGAAAATACTGAACATTCAAACCGTGTAATTTGCGATGATAACACGACGTATTTAGCCGATGTTATTGTTGTTGGCGTTGGTATTAAAGTGAATGTAGAACTTGCAAAATCCGCTGGTTTAGAGATTGAAAATGGGATTAAAGTTGACGAAACCTGTTGCACATCAAACAAAAATATTTACGCTATTGGAGATTGTACGTTTCATTTTAATCCACATTACAATAGATTTATCCGATTAGAATCAGTTCAAAATGCGGTAGATCAAGCCAAAGTAGCGGCTGCTTCAATTTGCAAACAAACCTTGGTTTATAATACCATTCCTTGGTTTTGGTCTGATCAATACGATGTAAAATTACAAATGGTTGGACTTTCTACAGGTTACAACCAGATTATAAAACGTGTTGAAGACAACCATGATAGAAGTCTTTCAATTTGGTATTTTAAAGACGATGAACTTTTAGCTGTAGATGCTGTTAATAATGCAAAAGCCTATGTTTTAGGTGGTCGTTTTATAACAGGTAAACAACTTATAGACAAAGCTAAATTACAAAATTCATCTATTCCTATTAAGCCGACGAGCTTTCTAAAAGATTAA
- a CDS encoding Crp/Fnr family transcriptional regulator, whose translation MTNNLLIENITKNVAFSNTELEEFTQLFHSKSIKKKEFLLTQGQICKFEGFVLEGCFRIFIIDKKGNENTLYFAAKDWWLMDIDSFMNQIPSNLNMQALEDSKVLLINKQDKMALYDRFPKVEKLFRIMSQKALVSWQRRLINNHSFTAKERYSHFIKKYPDIASKLTDKQIAGYLGIRHEFLSKIKKQS comes from the coding sequence ATGACAAACAATTTATTAATAGAAAATATAACTAAAAATGTAGCATTTTCTAACACGGAATTAGAAGAATTCACCCAACTATTTCACTCAAAATCCATTAAAAAAAAGGAATTCTTGTTAACTCAAGGTCAAATATGCAAATTTGAAGGTTTTGTTTTAGAAGGTTGTTTCAGAATATTTATTATCGATAAAAAAGGTAATGAAAACACCTTATATTTTGCAGCTAAAGATTGGTGGCTAATGGATATTGATAGTTTTATGAATCAAATTCCTTCTAATTTAAATATGCAAGCTTTAGAAGATAGTAAGGTGCTTTTAATTAATAAGCAAGATAAAATGGCGCTATACGATAGGTTTCCAAAGGTTGAAAAACTTTTTAGAATAATGTCTCAAAAAGCTTTAGTTTCATGGCAAAGGCGGTTAATAAATAATCATTCATTCACCGCAAAAGAACGATATTCTCATTTTATTAAAAAATATCCAGACATTGCATCAAAGCTAACAGATAAACAAATAGCTGGTTACCTTGGCATCCGACACGAATTTTTGAGCAAGATAAAAAAGCAGTCTTAA
- a CDS encoding arylsulfatase yields the protein MKIIKILVCFLIITSCSSEKKQNLPIANTSKPNVILIITDDQGYGDVGAHGNKIIKTPNIDNFHKESYHLTNFHVGPTCAPTRSGLMTGRYANSTGVWHTVGGWSLLRENEKTIANMFTEAGYKTGGFGKWHLGDNYPFRPEHRGFQETVMHGGGGVQQTPDYWNNTYFNDTYFHNGKPQKYQGYCTDVFFNEALNFIETNKNQPFFCYIAPNAPHGPYNVPLEYYNLYKDLGEDVLADTQKRFYGMITNIDDNFGKLRKKLKELNVADNTILIFMTDNGTSAGYYNKNGKTTGFNANMRGTKGSEYDGGHRVPFFIHWKNGNISTSKDFSTLTAQLDIMPTLAEMCGIDLPKNHLPIDGQSLVPLLREKDSLKNRMLVTDSQRVQHPEKWKNSAVMQDHWRLINGKELYNVSTDQGQQNNISAEFPKKVNEMKAFYENWWTQVSKDFDKEIYFKIGSEHENPITLTAHDIHAESGAYPWNQIYVREGITAHGYWSVDILKSGNYEVSLRRYPKESNLAINATTPVITKEDLPGLENDIPKGKNLNFVKASIEFENQIKSEISIQENDFEAKFNVNLKAGKTKFEAKFSTSDDNSNVAYYAYIKKI from the coding sequence ATGAAAATTATAAAAATTTTAGTTTGCTTTTTAATCATCACGAGTTGTAGTTCAGAAAAAAAACAAAACTTGCCAATTGCTAACACATCAAAACCTAACGTAATTCTAATTATTACTGATGATCAAGGCTATGGTGATGTTGGGGCACATGGGAACAAAATTATAAAAACACCTAATATTGATAATTTTCATAAAGAAAGTTATCATTTAACTAACTTTCATGTTGGTCCAACCTGTGCTCCTACAAGATCTGGATTAATGACTGGCAGATACGCCAATAGCACAGGTGTTTGGCATACCGTTGGCGGATGGTCTTTGTTGAGAGAAAACGAAAAAACCATAGCAAATATGTTTACTGAAGCTGGCTATAAAACAGGTGGATTTGGAAAATGGCACTTAGGAGACAACTACCCTTTTAGACCAGAACACAGAGGTTTTCAAGAAACGGTAATGCATGGTGGTGGCGGTGTTCAGCAAACTCCTGATTATTGGAACAACACCTATTTTAACGATACTTATTTTCATAATGGAAAACCTCAAAAGTATCAAGGCTATTGTACCGATGTGTTTTTTAACGAAGCTTTAAATTTTATCGAAACAAATAAAAACCAACCCTTTTTCTGCTATATAGCTCCCAACGCGCCACACGGCCCATATAATGTACCTCTGGAATATTACAATTTATATAAAGATTTAGGTGAAGATGTATTAGCAGATACACAAAAACGTTTTTATGGAATGATTACTAATATTGATGACAATTTTGGTAAACTAAGAAAAAAGCTAAAAGAATTAAATGTTGCAGATAATACCATTTTAATTTTCATGACAGATAATGGCACTTCTGCTGGGTATTATAATAAAAACGGAAAAACAACAGGTTTTAATGCTAATATGAGAGGTACAAAAGGAAGTGAATATGATGGTGGACATAGAGTGCCATTTTTTATACACTGGAAAAATGGAAATATTTCAACTTCTAAAGATTTTTCAACCTTAACTGCACAATTAGATATTATGCCCACTTTAGCAGAAATGTGTGGCATCGATTTACCTAAAAATCATCTACCTATAGACGGACAAAGTTTAGTACCACTTTTAAGAGAAAAAGATTCCTTAAAAAACAGAATGCTGGTAACAGACTCCCAACGCGTGCAACATCCTGAAAAATGGAAAAATTCTGCTGTGATGCAAGACCATTGGAGATTGATTAACGGGAAAGAATTATATAATGTTTCTACAGATCAAGGACAGCAAAACAATATCTCAGCAGAGTTTCCTAAAAAAGTAAACGAAATGAAAGCCTTTTATGAAAATTGGTGGACCCAAGTTTCAAAAGATTTTGATAAGGAGATTTACTTTAAAATAGGCTCTGAACATGAAAATCCAATTACACTCACAGCGCACGATATACATGCTGAATCAGGAGCTTATCCGTGGAACCAGATATACGTTAGAGAAGGTATTACTGCTCATGGTTATTGGAGTGTCGATATTTTAAAGAGTGGAAATTACGAGGTCTCTTTAAGGCGCTATCCAAAGGAATCAAATTTAGCGATTAATGCAACCACGCCTGTTATAACAAAAGAAGACCTACCTGGTTTGGAAAACGATATTCCAAAAGGAAAAAATTTGAATTTTGTAAAAGCTTCCATTGAGTTTGAAAATCAAATAAAATCTGAAATTTCAATTCAAGAAAATGATTTTGAAGCCAAGTTCAATGTTAATTTAAAAGCTGGAAAAACAAAATTTGAGGCCAAGTTCAGCACCTCTGATGATAACTCTAATGTGGCCTATTATGCATATATCAAAAAAATATAA
- a CDS encoding Dabb family protein, whose translation MNLIKKIFLLSLLVLSQMSFSQVTDNAMIYRKDFKSISGKNTVSVTSYEKDGSHYVFAGGVGNIDVFSLDEDGILTPISNHELYMKKGPARGMVADNINGTDFLFVANKHGNVIETFKILNNGFLERVALVEDTDKTFLGTAITLQVVHMKKASYLFIGGLEETPGLSSFKIHNDGKLTHVQSMKDDETIHTDGIIGMYVHNIKGKTYLYTGGFQDNGVSSFRVYNDGTFKNINNISDNDTDRFLTGTYPVTGVTLEDNKYVIVGHRHHKYYKRAGFIKKTDFVYHGDGISVFKVNEKGALIPHFVLKDDETTKLQGQTRIEIVSTNNNEAILAVGTRDDASIQLLKLNKEGILTPINYLETGFSIYYGLKSHKIEDTNFLIAGSFRFDLGKIVSYKIAPKINRDGKILRHIVNLKYKETANKAQVDTAVKAFLDLKNEIPEIANIEWGINDSTEGASKGFTHTFTITFNNEQDREIYLFHKAHLELVNTVGPIIGDVFVMDYWTKHN comes from the coding sequence ATGAATCTTATAAAAAAGATATTTCTTCTTAGCCTTTTAGTATTATCACAAATGAGCTTCTCTCAGGTCACAGATAATGCTATGATTTACCGAAAAGACTTCAAAAGTATATCTGGCAAAAATACGGTTTCTGTAACAAGCTATGAGAAAGACGGCTCTCATTATGTATTTGCAGGTGGTGTTGGTAATATTGATGTCTTTAGTTTAGATGAAGACGGTATACTAACTCCAATAAGTAACCATGAACTTTATATGAAAAAAGGACCCGCCAGAGGTATGGTTGCAGACAATATTAATGGTACAGATTTTCTTTTTGTAGCTAACAAACACGGAAATGTTATTGAAACATTTAAAATTTTAAACAACGGATTTTTAGAACGTGTTGCTTTGGTTGAAGATACCGATAAAACATTTTTAGGGACAGCCATTACCCTGCAGGTCGTTCACATGAAAAAAGCATCATACCTTTTCATTGGTGGTTTAGAAGAGACTCCTGGTCTAAGTAGTTTTAAAATACATAACGATGGAAAACTAACCCATGTACAGTCTATGAAAGACGACGAAACTATTCATACAGATGGCATAATAGGCATGTATGTGCATAACATTAAAGGAAAAACCTATCTATACACGGGAGGTTTTCAAGATAATGGTGTTAGTAGTTTTAGAGTTTACAATGATGGTACGTTTAAGAATATCAATAACATAAGCGATAATGACACAGATAGATTTTTAACTGGTACGTACCCAGTAACCGGAGTCACTTTAGAAGATAACAAATATGTTATTGTGGGGCATAGACACCACAAATATTATAAGCGAGCAGGATTTATTAAAAAAACTGACTTTGTGTATCATGGTGATGGTATTAGTGTTTTTAAAGTCAATGAAAAAGGTGCTTTGATTCCACATTTTGTTTTAAAAGATGATGAAACCACAAAATTACAAGGACAAACAAGAATTGAAATTGTGTCTACAAATAATAATGAAGCTATTCTAGCAGTAGGCACAAGAGACGATGCTAGCATTCAATTATTAAAATTAAATAAAGAAGGTATCCTTACTCCAATTAATTATTTAGAAACTGGTTTTTCAATCTACTACGGTTTAAAGTCTCATAAAATTGAAGATACCAATTTCTTAATTGCGGGTTCATTCAGGTTCGATTTAGGTAAAATCGTCAGTTATAAAATAGCTCCTAAAATTAACAGAGACGGCAAAATTTTAAGGCATATAGTAAACTTAAAATATAAAGAAACTGCCAACAAAGCACAAGTTGATACAGCCGTTAAAGCGTTTTTAGATCTAAAAAATGAAATTCCCGAAATCGCCAATATAGAATGGGGAATAAATGATAGTACAGAAGGCGCTAGCAAAGGTTTTACACACACTTTTACAATAACGTTTAATAATGAACAGGACAGAGAAATTTATCTATTTCATAAAGCGCATTTAGAATTAGTTAATACTGTAGGCCCAATTATAGGTGATGTATTTGTAATGGACTATTGGACAAAACATAATTAA